One window of Pectobacterium carotovorum genomic DNA carries:
- the atpB gene encoding F0F1 ATP synthase subunit A, with translation MAAGEISTPQEYIGHHLQHLQVGTGFWSINVDSMFFSIALGILFLVIFRRVAKHATSGVPGKLQTAVELIIGFVDGTVRDMFHGKSKLIAPLALTIFVWVFLMNLMDLLPIDLLPQAWAGIYSLLGYDPAHAYLRAVPTADVNITLSMALGVFILVLFYSIKMKGLGGFVKELTMQPFNHPVFIPINLILEGVSLLSKPISLGLRLFGNMYAGELIFILIAGLLPWWSQWLLNVPWAIFHILIITLQAFIFMVLTVVYLSMASEEH, from the coding sequence ATGGCTGCTGGAGAAATCTCTACTCCGCAAGAGTATATCGGTCACCACTTGCAGCATTTGCAGGTCGGGACGGGTTTTTGGTCGATCAACGTCGATTCGATGTTTTTCTCCATCGCTCTTGGGATCCTCTTTCTGGTTATCTTTCGCCGCGTAGCTAAACATGCGACCAGCGGTGTGCCAGGTAAGCTGCAAACGGCTGTCGAACTGATTATCGGTTTCGTTGATGGCACCGTACGCGATATGTTCCATGGCAAAAGCAAACTGATTGCTCCTCTGGCGCTGACCATTTTCGTCTGGGTTTTCCTGATGAACCTGATGGACCTGTTGCCTATCGATCTGTTGCCGCAAGCTTGGGCGGGTATCTATAGCCTGCTGGGATACGATCCGGCGCATGCTTATCTGCGTGCTGTGCCGACGGCTGACGTGAACATCACGCTGTCGATGGCGCTTGGGGTGTTTATCCTGGTTCTGTTCTACAGCATCAAAATGAAGGGTCTCGGTGGTTTTGTTAAAGAACTGACCATGCAGCCGTTCAACCATCCAGTATTTATTCCTATCAACCTGATTCTTGAAGGTGTCAGCCTGCTGTCCAAACCTATTTCCTTAGGCTTGCGACTGTTTGGCAATATGTATGCGGGTGAGTTGATCTTCATCCTGATTGCCGGTCTGTTGCCGTGGTGGTCACAATGGCTGTTAAATGTGCCTTGGGCTATTTTCCACATTTTGATTATTACGCTTCAGGCTTTTATTTTCATGGTTCTGACGGTTGTTTATCTCTCGATGGCATCTGAAGAGCATTGA
- the atpI gene encoding F0F1 ATP synthase subunit I — protein sequence MPVSLYSGKVALRLLLLQLVTFALLSAAFSLNSVNAAASALGGGLAAWLPNVLFVLFALRHQSHKPADGRVAWSFAIGEALKVFITIALLVVALGVFKAAFFPLGLTYLSVLVMQIVAPAVINRCRN from the coding sequence ATGCCTGTATCCCTTTACAGCGGAAAAGTAGCCTTAAGGCTGCTGTTGTTACAGTTAGTGACTTTTGCTTTGTTGAGTGCTGCTTTCAGCCTCAATAGCGTCAACGCTGCTGCTTCTGCATTAGGCGGAGGATTGGCAGCTTGGTTACCGAATGTGTTGTTTGTGCTGTTTGCCTTACGTCACCAGTCACACAAGCCTGCTGATGGGCGTGTGGCCTGGTCATTCGCAATTGGCGAGGCGCTTAAGGTATTTATCACCATTGCACTGTTAGTGGTGGCGTTAGGCGTGTTTAAAGCGGCATTCTTTCCGCTTGGCCTGACTTATTTATCGGTGCTGGTTATGCAGATCGTGGCACCGGCCGTAATTAATCGTTGCCGTAATTAA